From the Montipora capricornis isolate CH-2021 chromosome 2, ASM3666992v2, whole genome shotgun sequence genome, one window contains:
- the LOC138037352 gene encoding uncharacterized protein codes for MLKVNNFQKTVAPCYKKRCGAGFPNYQTMMALYDYLDPGAGGENIKYWLSGKDIAGSAKAVKQGRPRSLKPVDEFFLSLCRLRQGFAELHLAHLFNVSQPTVSRVFISWINYMYMKLGHINIWPSRKLVDETMPLDFKAKYPSTRVIIDCTEVRCEMPSSLLLNSELFSSYKHHTTLKALVGISPKGFFTFIGQLYTGSISDREIVERSGFLNLPFSNGDSVMADKGFTIEDILPLGVSLNIPPFLGMSEQMSAEDVIATQEIASLRIHVERAINKVKNFLIFDGVIPLSLFGVVNQMWCVCAILCNMQDPIISA; via the exons ATGCTAAAAGTGAATAATTTCCAG AAAACAGTGGCTCCGTGCTATAAGAAGAGATGTGGGGCTGGATTTCCTAACTATCAGACCATGATGGCCCTGTACGACTATTTAGATCCTGGCGCCGGGGGAGAAAACATCAAGTACTGGTTGTCCGGAAAAGATATTGCTGGCAGTGCAAAGGCTGTGAAACAAGGGAGACCAAGGTCTCTAAAACCAGTAGACgagttttttttgtcattgtgtAGGCTAAGACAAGGTTTTGCTGAATTACATTTAGCTCATCTTTTTAATGTTTCTCAGCCAACTGTAAGCAGAGTTTTCATTTCTTGGATTAACTATATGTATATGAAACTTGGCCATATAAATATTTGGCCTTCCAGAAAACTAGTAGACGAGACAATGCCTCTGGACTTTAAGGCAAAGTATCCAAGCACAAGGGTCATCATTGACTGCACGGAGGTGCGATGTGAAATGCCTAGTAGCCTTCTTCTAAATAGTGAATTGTTTAGCTCGTATAAACACCATACCACTTTAAAGGCACTGGTGGGAATTTCTCCAAAAGGGTTTTTTACATTTATTGGGCAACTTTACACTGGGAGCATATCTGACAGGGAAATAGTAGAGCGAAGTGGATTCTTGAACCTTCCCTTTTCAAATGGGGACTCTGTAATGGCAGATAAGGGCTTTACTATTGAAGACATTCTTCCCCTTGGTGTTTCCTTAAATATTCCTCCTTTCCTGGGAATGTCTGAACAGATGTCAGCTGAAGATGTGATTGCAACACAGGAAATAGCTAGCTTAAGAATCCATGTTGAGAGGGCTATCAATAAGGTGAAGAATTTTCTGATATTTGATGGGGTTATTCCATTGAGCCTCTTTGGGGTAGTGAATCAAATGTGGTGTGTGTGTGCCATTTTGTGCAACATGCAGGACCCCATCATCAGTgcataa
- the LOC138037999 gene encoding uncharacterized protein, producing MVFTNTEGKDITLRGILLCGTADTPAKCLMQNFVQFNGFNGCPYCMEQGKTVKTSARGHTHAYPFNRGNPLKGYETERTHENTLQHAYDAHKSKLEGKYSPVFGVKGYSWFMFIPGFDIIKGISVDYMHCVLLGVTKMLMTLWFDKTHVAEEWSVSKRLDEVERRLLNITPPNCISRTPRSIVKDFSHWKASEFRSFLFFYGIPCLWNILPDEYFQHFILLVEAIWLLDQISVSPECLQKAHNLLRHFCLRIEALYGSRYETFNVHCLLHLHDCVKNIGPLWACSCFWYEDYNGDLRRLFHGTNKVELQIAFSVCAQQKIPELVPLLPHGSATKEFYEHMTQGRYSLKCKREEISNNVFALGIMSPAALSAA from the coding sequence ATGGTATTTACAAACACTGAAGGAAAAGACATCACCCTAAGAGGAATTTTGTTATGTGGTACAGCAGATACTCCTGCAAAGTGCTTGATGCAAAACTTTGTACAGTTCAATGGGTTTAATGGGTGTCCCTATTGCATGGAGCAAGGAAAAACTGTGAAGACAAGTGCAAGAGGTCACACACATGCCTACCCATTTAACAGAGGCAACCCATTAAAGGGCTATGAAACAGAACGCACTCATGAAAACACACTGCAGCATGCATATGATGCTCACAAGTCAAAACTAGAGGGAAAGTATTCACCGGTTTTTGGAGTAAAAGGATACTCGTGGTTCATGTTTATCCCTGGCTTTGACATAATTAAAGGTATTTCAGTTGATTATATGCACTGTGTTCTTTTGGGGGTGACCAAAATGCTCATGACATTGTGGTTCGACAAGACACATGTAGCAGAAGAATGGAGTGTAAGCAAAAGACTGGATGAAGTTGAGAGGCGCTTGCTTAATATTACACCACCCAACTGCATCTCAAGAACACCAAGAAGCATTGTGAAGGATTTTTCTCATTGGAAGGCTTCTGAATttcggtcatttttgtttttttatggcATCCCATGTCTGTGGAATATTTTGCCAGATGAATATTTTCAGCATTTTATTCTTCTTGTGGAAGCAATCTGGCTGTTAGATCAGATTTCAGTTTCACCTGAGTGCTTACAAAAAGCACACAACTTGTTACGGCACTTCTGTCTGAGAATTGAAGCATTGTATGGAAGCCGGTACGAGACGTTTAATGTTCACTGTCTCCTTCATCTACATGATTGCGTAAAGAACATTGGTCCTCTGTGGGCCTGCTCTTGCTTTTGGTATGAAGACTACAATGGTGACTTAAGAAGATTGTTTCATGGTACAAACAAAGTGGAACTGCAGATTGCATTTTCTGTTTGTGCACAACAAAAGATTCCAGAACTTGTACCTCTACTACCACATGGTTCAGCTACCAAAGAATTTTATGAGCACATGACACAGGGACGGTACTCTCTAAAGTGTAAACGTGAAGAGATATCTAATAATGTTTTTGCACTTGGTATAATGTCCCCTGCTGCATTAAGTGCAGCATAA
- the LOC138038002 gene encoding RYamide receptor-like produces the protein MNASVNGLRCSSNLTTSYKFYTTAFYSLIFVVSLVGNSLIGIIVYKTQTLRKPINFLIVNMAMSDILYPLFLIPRRISDLHLNSWLIRGGFGEALCKLGPFLTDVSLIVSVESLVLVAVDRFGAVMFPLRPTLITSKRCLLLIVLTWIVALAVMSPDLVVYSLNVDQGEVVCHRNWDSVGDSTSWARYVFAMNVVFIYIPMAILIILYSSMLLKLTLRKTPGEGLTVSERKREKRNRNVWKLTIAIVVLFIASWIPWSINFLVVIFTKDPLPCGFFIYWKITQLVTNLHCAINPCICLAFSGYYRQAFKKLFKCSRALRSQEEVAITLQTGRGIQYSSQATLF, from the coding sequence ATGAATGCATCAGTGAATGGACTGCGCTGTTCCAGTAACTTGACTACATCATACAAATTTTATACAACCGCGTTTTACAGCCTCATCTTCGTTGTTTCGCTGGTCGGAAATTCCTTAAtaggaataattgtttacaaAACTCAAACTCTGAGGAAACCCATCAACTTTCTTATTGTCAATATGGCCATGTCCGACATTTTGTACCCTTTATTCTTGATTCCTCGCCGTATTTCGGACTTGCACCTAAACTCCTGGCTCATCAGAGGTGGCTTCGGTGAGGCCTTGTGTAAGCTGGGTCCATTCTTGACTGATGTTTCCTTAATAGTGTCAGTTGAGAGCCTGGTTCTGGTAGCAGTCGACCGATTTGGAGCTGTCATGTTTCCTCTCCGTCCTACGCTAATTACTTCTAAGCGATGTCTCTTGTTGATTGTCCTTACTTGGATTGTGGCTTTGGCGGTCATGTCACCAGATCTCGTAGTTTACAGCCTGAATGTTGACCAAGGAGAAGTAGTTTGCCATCGGAATTGGGATTCCGTAGGAGACTCGACATCATGGGCGAGATACGTTTTTGCTATGAATGTGGTGTTTATTTATATCCCCATGGCCATTCTGATTATACTGTACTCTTCGATGCTTCTCAAACTCACGTTACGGAAGACGCCAGGTGAAGGATTGACTGTTTCTGAGAGGAAACGAGAAAAACGGAACAGAAATGTGTGGAAATTGACCATAGCAATTGTTGTATTGTTTATCGCGAGCTGGATTCCATGGAGTATTAATTTTTTAGTAGTTATCTTTACAAAGGATCCTTTGCCTTGTGGTTTCTTTATCTACTGGAAAATTACCCAGCTCGTAACGAACTTACATTGTGCCATTAATCCTTGCATCTGCTTAGCCTTCAGCGGATACTACCGTCAAGCCTTCAAGAAACTCTTCAAGTGTTCGAGAGCGCTTAGATCGCAGGAAGAAGTAGCAATAACATTGCAAACGGGTCGTGGAATTCAATATTCCTCGCAGGCTACATTATTCTAA
- the LOC138038001 gene encoding RYamide receptor-like encodes MAMSDILYPLFLIPRRISDLHLNSWLIRGGFGEALCKLGPFLTDVSLIVSVESLVLIAVDRFGAVMFPLRPTLITSKRCLLLIVLTWIVALAVMSPDLVVYSLDVDQGEVVCHRNWDSVGDSTSWARYVFAMNVVFIYIPMAILIILYSSMLLKLTLRKTPGEGLTVSERKREKRNRNVWKLTIAIVVLFIVSWIPWSINFLVVIFTKDPLPCGFFIYWKITQLVTNLHCAINPCICLAFSGNYRQAFKKLFKCSRALRSQEEIAITLQTGRGIQYSSQATLF; translated from the coding sequence ATGGCCATGTCCGACATTTTGTACCCTTTATTCTTGATTCCTCGCCGTATTTCGGACTTGCACCTAAACTCTTGGCTCATCAGAGGTGGCTTCGGTGAGGCCTTGTGTAAGCTGGGTCCATTCTTAACTGATGTTTCCTTAATAGTGTCAGTTGAGAGCCTGGTTCTGATAGCTGTGGACCGATTTGGAGCTGTCATGTTTCCTCTCCGTCCTACGCTAATTACTTCTAAGCGATGTCTCTTGTTGATTGTGCTTACTTGGATCGTGGCTTTGGCGGTCATGTCACCAGATCTCGTAGTTTACAGCCTGGATGTTGACCAAGGAGAAGTAGTTTGCCATCGGAATTGGGATTCCGTAGGAGACTCGACATCATGGGCGAGATATGTTTTTGCTATGAATGTGGTGTTTATTTATATCCCCATGGCCATTCTGATTATACTGTACTCTTCGATGCTTCTCAAACTCACGTTACGGAAGACGCCAGGTGAAGGATTGACTGTTTCTGAGAGGAAACGAGAGAAACGGAACAGAAATGTGTGGAAATTGACCATAGCAATTGTTGTATTGTTTATCGTGAGCTGGATTCCATGGAGTATTAATTTTTTAGTAGTTATATTTACAAAGGATCCTTTGCCTTGTGGTTTCTTTATCTACTGGAAAATTACCCAGCTCGTAACGAACTTACATTGTGCCATCAATCCTTGCATCTGCTTAGCCTTCAGCGGAAACTACCGTCAAGCCTTCAAGAAACTCTTCAAGTGTTCGAGAGCGCTTAGATCGCAGGAAGAAATAGCAATAACATTGCAAACGGGTCGTGGAATTCAATATTCCTCGCAGGCTACATTATTCTAA
- the LOC138038000 gene encoding uncharacterized protein translates to MASTSRDSDAVILTEDDIPGAALAGRNPSSLKNEELKFWLRCRGDSLKGLKTKAQLIKRVDEYIKSGRDKMVIDPDPDEIYTKRKARVSNISKDTAPSSSVKYPSDGWGKSLERMPSFTRAEMNQHVANSGKRVANADHHSIPTNLRKAKTFLEDEYLKEIEANSDQRFFYFKAKCYHSFKKSEAPHVLRFAMCIVSGQVIQATCSCKAGKVGYCNHVLALMFKACKFSLFDSKSTDDLCQDDDEQPDLACTSQLQKWHKKGRGDKISAQPVMEVTISKTKLDETKSREGVKCLFYDARTNPRHDVEAEMKFKKALKQINPQMGLALMERDDSYLNSCVETKFGESQIGSFCSYQLSHTEANFVATVDISSMPREDVSADTELTYPRFPLDSRSDFVLPNNLDVAEKALVSSLVVDEAMINNIEEATRDQSSSEQWKKECKFRFTASKFDLISKRQRNHEKFAADLINPKPFTSRYVEHGIKNEPIAIEQYEKIMFTRKTPVKVLKSGFVVCLDMPFLGASPDGRVVDFGCRNHFGLAEVKCPETKYQVTPLEACQDPNFFCEAVNGQCRLKRNHSYYTQVQGQMGASGASWCDFIVYTKKGISVERIPFDAAYWATLKQKLETYFFTYFIKTAASEFAKC, encoded by the exons ATGGCCTCTACAAGTCGAGATTCAGACGCAGTTATTCTTACCGAAGACGATATTCCGGGAGCTGCTTTGGCTGGAAGAAATCCTTCTTCACTAAAGAATGAAGAACTCAAGTTTTGGTTGCGATGCCGTGGCGATTCACTAAAGGGACTTAAGACGAAGGCACAGCTTATAAAGCG TGTCGACGAGTATATTAAAAGTGGAAGAGATAAGATGGTGATCGATCCTGATCCCGATGAAATCTACACGAAAAGAAAGGCAAGGGTCTCGAACATTTCAAAAGACACCGCTCCTTCGTCAAGTGTGAAATATCCGAGCGATGGCTGGGGGAAGTCGCTTGAAAGGATGCCTTCTTTCACAAGAGCTGAAATGAACCAGCACGTGGCAAATTCTGGAAAAAGAGTTGCAAATGCTGACCATCATTCAATTCCGACCAATTTAAGGAAAGCTAAAACCTTTCTCGAGGATGAGTACTTGAAGGAGATTGAGGCAAACAGTGATCAaaggttcttttatttcaagGCAAAGTGCTATCACAGTTTCAAGAAGAGTGAGGCCCCCCATGTTCTTCGTTTTGCTATGTGTATTGTGTCAGGCCAAGTCATTCAAGCCACCTGTTCATGTAAAGCTGGCAAAGTTGGTTACTGTAACCATGTTCTGGCATTGATGTTTAAAGCATGCAAGTTTAGTTTATTTGACAGTAAATCAACCGATGATTTATGCCAGGATGATGATGAGCAGCCGGATCTTGCATGCACTTCCCAGCTCCAAAAGTGGCACAAAAAGGGTCGTGGTGACAAAATATCTGCCCAACCAGTAATGGAAGTCACCATTTCCAAAACTAAACTTGATGAAACTAAGAGCAGAGAGGGagtgaaatgtctcttttatgATGCAAGAACTAATCCCCGACATGATGTTGAGGccgaaatgaaatttaaaaaggcCCTAAAGCAAATAAACCCCCAAATGGGCTTAGCACTAATGGAAAGAGATGATTCTTACCTTAACAGTTGTGTGGAAACCAAATTTGGAGAAAGTCAGATTGGGTCATTTTGTAGTTATCAGTTGAGTCACACTGAGGCGAACTTCGTGGCTACTGTGGATATTTCATCAATGCCAAGAGAAGATGTCAGCGCAGACACTGAACTTACCTATCCCAGGTTTCCTCTGGACTCGCGCAGTGATTTTGTTTTGCCTAACAACTTAGATGTTGCTGAAAAAGCACTTGTTAGTTCCCTTGTTGTGGATGAGGCCATGATAAACAATATTGAGGAAGCCACAAGAGACCAGTCATCATCTGAGCAGTGGAAGAAGGAATGTAAATTTAGATTTACTGCTTCAAAATTTGACTTAATCTCAAAAAGGCAAAGGAATCATGAAAAATTTGCAGCTGACCTCATCAATCCGAAGCCGTTCACCTCAAGGTATGTCGAGCACGGTATTAAAAATGAACCCATTGCCATTGAACAATATGAGAAAATTATGTTTACTCGAAAGACCCCAGTAAAGGTTCTCAAGAGtggttttgttgtttgtttggatATGCCATTTCTTGGAGCCTCACCAGATGGCAGAGTTGTTGATTTTGGCTGTCGAAATCATTTTGGACTTGCTGAAGTGAAGTGTCCAGAGACGAAGTATCAAGTCACTCCACTGGAAGCATGTCAGGATCCAAACTTTTTTTGTGAGGCTGTTAATGGACAATGCAGACTTAAAAGGAATCATTCCTATTACACTCAAGTGCAGGGCCAGATGGGTGCTAGTGGAGCCTCATGGTGTGACTTCATTGTCTACACAAAGAAGGGAATTTCAGTGGAGAGAATCCCTTTCGACGCCGCCTACTGGGCAACTCTGAAACAAAAGCTTGAAACCTATTTCTTTACCTATTTTATCAAAACTGCGGCTAGTGAATTTGCAAAATGCTAA